The Brienomyrus brachyistius isolate T26 chromosome 9, BBRACH_0.4, whole genome shotgun sequence genome contains the following window.
AATTTTCCCTTTTCATCCCAACATTCCTCAAACAAATAAGAGCTGCCTAGGATTAAAATGTTATAACTCTTTAACATGAAAATATTTTTCCTTAGATGCCAGAAATCAATTTACATTgtgaaaaaatatgtagaaaacgAGTACTTTCATGCTAGAAAACTGACCAAAAGAAAGTTATTCAAAAGTGTGCCAAAGATTTTTGCTCCATAGAAACTTTAATCTATGTATTGGGTATTTGGATGTAATGCTACTGGTGGTATGCATGACTTTCCCTGGAACAAAATTgtatataagaaataagcttGGGTAGTGCTTTAACTTGCTCTCAAATATATAAATCGCTTTATCAAAGTTTGAAATGAGCATTACTTTACAGGCACCATTTTCTACAATAATTTCAaccacacacagaaatgaactcaAATTATTTCTACAATTCTTGTGCAATTTCAGAAGTGTTGGGGGGGAGAAaaggacaaaacaaaacaggtttAGAGTATGAGGgggactttattttgtgcccgGGGGACATGACAAGACCTGGCAGGAACATTTGGAGCAAAAAGCTTTGGCTTATCTGCCTGTTATATTTTCCAGTTAAACAAGCTGCACGTCCACGTGACAaggtaaattaaaaataatacaggAAGAAAAAGTCCAAGTGTCTTCCAATACTCATCTTGAggtcacaaaaagaaaaaagagaaaCTACTGGTCCACAACGACAATTTGATAGCTACCGTCCCCAAAATTCTCTgatcattaaaaatatatagcaCTGTAAACCGAACCAGCCATATTGGTTCCAGCATCCAACATATCACTGTGAAAGATGTAAATCTGTATGTTTCATGAAGCTTTGGAACACATGGCTTGCACCATATCCAGTCTACCCACCTTGGTCTACAAACAATATGAACAAGTGAAAAGCCTTTGTGCTGATGTGTGTATGTTTATATTGCATAAAACACCTTCCATGACGCCTTCAGAGAAGAATGACAAGACCACAATGTTTCATCCTAGAAAATCTTTTCATTATGAGAAAAGTCTGGATAACGTCTGTGGTCGTAAGAAATTCAGAGCTGCCCCATAACTGTGATGAAGACGACGACTGCACACCTTCCACATCATCTCATCCTGCTACATGTTTGGGAGTTCTCTAGGTACCATATGCTCATCTTCCATACTGAAAGTGAAACCAGACTCGGGCAAATAGTATGCTGCACTATACTGATGCCACAAGTGGGCACGATGCAAGCCAAGGCGATGTCGCTTCATGCTAAACTGCTAGGTTCTCTGAGAATGCGGAAGTGTCTACTGGAAGGATTAAGGCACttagagtgtgtgtttgtgtgagtacgtgcgtgcgcatgtgtgtgtgcaagacAAACTGCAAATCCTGAAAGCCAAATGAAGGATTCAGTGTTAATCTGGCCCGGAATGCAGCAGGGTTTTCTAAACTTTTGGAAAAATCACTGACACATATTTAGCTGCCTTTCTTATTGGACACGTTTACATCACACTATTAGGGTGGGTCGGTTTATTTCACTTCGTAAAGCACCACAATCGCACATACAGCCCACGCAGTTTTGGTTATGTATTGCAATAGTAAATTCCAATATGTGCTGATGGCACAGCAAAACAATGTGACCGCAGAGAGACTCTCTCCAGGAAGTTAACTTGGCTGGAAGGGAATGATGTTCACTTGGAGGGATGTTTTTAGTTCGGACACAAAATAGCACAACAGACAATTCTGCTGGCAATTTGATCAGAAAGAAAGGAAAGCTTTGACCAGTTGGGGTTggtggggcaaaaaaaaaaaaaaagtctgatgTCTTTGTGCAGAAGCAGATTTTGTGCAAAAGCCAGGTATGTCCTATTCCCCtagaaaaggaaacagaaattaggtaaagtatataaaaaaaaaaattgctgcattaaacttcttttaataatttttacAGTAAATGTCGGCAAATGAAGGAAACGTTAATTTTTTGAAGGCTGTCTCGTCATATTTTAGCAGTAAAAAATATTTAGTGTACGAGGAGCGAGAAGCTTCAGCTTGCAGAAGTGAGTCAAATTCAGCACTCAACGGAAGTGTATCTAAGTCTAACACTGGGAGCAACATGCCATAGTAGAGCTGGCTTGTACCGGTGGGGCCATGCAGCTCTCAGGGTTTGTGGCCGGCTTCGCCCGCCCCTTCCTCTCCCTCGCAGTCTGGGTTGGCAGAGTGGAACTCAGCCACGTAGAGGCTTTTGTCGATGCTGCTGGGAATGGGCTTAATGTCGGTCACTAGCTGGTCCTCAATACTTTTCAGGTTGAAGCGGTCCTCAGACGTAATAAGGTTGATGGCGAGGCCCAGGTGACCAAATCTCCCTGAAGGAGGGCCACAAATagtcaaacaaacaagaaaggtAAAATTTTGTAAATTTTTGCACCATAGTCATTGTGAAAATTTATCAAACGTCTACAGTGATTTTATGACCTGACGTTTCAAATGTCATAAATGTAGAAATAACGAGACAagcaaaaaatgtatttgttaaatgtaaCTGAAGTGCAATAATAATTCCATCTGATAAATTTTTGCTCCACTAATTATATCACTTTTCCTGAGCTTCCATGTAACTTTCAAGTTAGCTGAGGTACTTGTGGTCAAACAATTAGCAAGCTATCGCTGCAAGCGCCTCCCCAGTACTTCGTGTTTGAATGAAACGTTATCTGGAGAAGGTTCCAAATAAAGGTTCTGAAATTGCCTCCGAGGAGCTACAATCGGGCCAAGTTCCTACAATAAGAATGTGACAAAAGTTGCTAGTTCTGGAGAAAGTTTttggttccagaaaaaaaaagttgtgtgGTACGACAGCACCTGTTAACTTAAATGTTAATTAACACCTAGAATAAGATACAAGCAAAAAGCCAGACATGTTCATGTtccctgttaaaaaaaaacgatGTGAAGGATCATAAAACAAGGAAATCAAACATGATCAAGATGATAGAAATTGGACTGCTGTATCATTCTGACACAGGAGCTGGGGGAATACCACTATGCTTGACAGCCCCCCTGCAGCCACCTTACCTGATCTGCCAATACGATGAAGGTAAGTTTCAGCATTTTTTGGGAAGTCAAAATTGATGACAACATTCACAGCCTGGATGTCAATTCCTCTGGTGAAAAGATCTGGTTTGTGGAAAGACAGATAAAGCATAAATCCACTGCCAAGTTACAGTTGTATCAGAAAGAAAAGAAGTCTGGTAGGAAAAAAGCATTTCATCCCTTAACAGAAATTATGTTCCTGTGATCCACTGTGGCTTTATGGCTAATGCAATTATGGGTGACATTTCTCTTTTTTAGTTGAGCATACTGGCCAAATACTGCATAAACATTACATCTATACCATTTATATAACACATTAAActtcatttttaaatcatttaatataaattaataatataaattatagctAAAACCAAAGCCATTAAAAGCTTTGTCAACATCCAACTGTGAACTGAGAAAGATGGCCAAGTGTGACTTTACATGCAATCTGCAGCTACCACTAAAACTGTCAGTGTAAAAGCAAAGTTATAATTACAACAGactaaaattacattttatatttgaGCTACACTGTCAAACATGAGCCAACAAAAATAACCGCAGAAAATGTAACATAACACCCACCTGTGCAGACCAGGTTCCTGCACAGTCCATTTCTGAAGTCATGGAACACACGGTTCCTGTACTCCTGCAGATCCCATGGGGAGTACAGACAGTCGGTCAATCGgttcatttgcacaagtacatgcACTTCCAATGCTTCTCTTAATCTACTCCATCATGTTCTCCatgagatacacagacacatatagttGAGAGCAAGCTTCggctcacagcacagggtcagccagcatgcagcacccctggagctggagCTTTTCTCAAGGGCACGTGACTACTCAAAACCGGCGACCTTACaatcacaggcttagcccaccatGCTCGCAGTCTGATGGCCGCAAAACTAACCTGCATCATCTTGGCATGGATGTAGAAGCAGGAGTAACCCAGCTGGGTGATCTTCTTGGCCAGCAGCTCCACTCTTTGAGTGGAGTTACAGAAAATGATGGACTGGTTTATTTGCAGCTGTGGGGTGAGTGCAAAAGTCAGTAATCGTTAGAGGTGGATGAAAGCTGTATTCTAACTCCCAGTGTTCATATTCCTGAGTAAAGGAGCCATAAGTAATAACCTTATCAAGTATCATAGAGATATTTGGTGTGAGTCCCATTGAAGCACAGcaaaaatatatcagaaatagtACAAGCGACACCGTACATTCATGAGCCACTCACCTCTGCTCAGTTGGTAAGTAAACTATTATAAGAACAGCCCATTACACACTGCTTTCATTTACTTTTAAATATCTTATTACTACAAAGCATAATGTATGGTAttgcaaaaaaaactatatacaaTATAAATCGGTAACTGTGTAGTGGTTAGCTAAAAGACCACAATCATGTTGAAAATGGTACTTTTAAGAAACCTATATTTCTGATGTTTCTTTGATGAACCTGGAACAAACTCATTTTCACttataagaaataatggaaatatCTTCTTGCTATTCATATTCAAGTTGTTTCCAGTAATAAATTTCGGCCAGATAATGGCGCATAAATGCACAGGAGAACACACATGTTTTCCTCACCCTGGAGAAGAGTGTGTTGAGACAGTGCACTTTCTGCCTCTCAGTCACATACGCATAGTACTGGGTGATGCCCTTCAGAGTCAGCTCATCCATCAGGTTAATCTCATAGGGCTTTTGCAAGTGCTTTGCCTACAGAGGAGTGGACAAACAGATGGACAAGCAGAAAAACATACTACATAGGCCAAAATTCATAGTAACGAAATGTAGCCCATAATACTTCTCACTCGCACAGTGAGTTCCTGTTCAGGCAAAAATGGGGGAATCGATAAGCTTTTCAGATTAAAGTGTGACAGAATCAAAAAGATTACTGATGCTAAACACAATCAGAGTTTACAACAGAATTGGGGGCCGATCCAAAACCACAAAGATTAGCACAAAACATAACACAATGTTGTTACCATGAATTTCTGGACACTGATGGGAAAGGTGGCAGAGTACAGCAGGATCTGCCGGTTCTTGGACAAAAAGCCGATGATGTCCTCGATCAGTACCACAAAATCTTGCGACAGCAATTTGTCCGCCTAGAAAAAGGGTGTCGGGAATCAGAAAACGAAgcctacacaggcagcatgcacACAAATCCCAGCATAAGACATAATCTGTCCTGATTTTGGAGGACAAGTTTCCCCCCAGATGCCTGTATCATTAAATCTCACTCCCAACACAATTTCTGCTCACAGCAGAAACATCTCTAGTAAGATGCTCACTGAGGATATgaaagtatttttttccctgACATTTTTCCACTTGCCAATATAGGTCAACAGTTTCCTTTATATAATAATTAATTCATGCCTGAAATGGAAACGTCAAGAGACAGAACTAATGTATGGATGAAACTGCTAACTGCTCACTGATTCATCCACTACATTTGAAAAGGCATAACAGGTACATAAAAGTGCAGTTCTCCAAACCTGATATATTTGAATACTTAAAAATGTCAGACATTTAAAAAAGTTAAAAGTAGGGCtggaaatgcatttaaaaaaagaattaaaatgcACCATTTTCTGTGATCAATCTCTTAATTACACCTAATATTAGAACTTATAATCATAGGCATTCATACATTGGATGGTCAAATTAATGTAGAATTGCTACAAATACTCAAATTATACAATGTCATTGTCAAAATGTTCAATTTTGCCTCAggcaattatttatttttatttgtgtaatTAAATATCAATCAaccaaatgaacaaaaaaaatgaagaaacaTCTTAACATATAAATTGTTTATTGTGGGCTACATTAAAAGttaaaagatttaaaaagtTTATGTATTTTTGTGTTACTAATTTTTGGCTAGCTATTTGGGGAAAATCGTCAAATCAGAGCAATAAATGACACTGAATATACCTAAAAAGGCTAGGTAATTGCTCCACACAAAAAACAAACCCTGTATTTCACCATCACAATTTTTATTCTGAAGAATTCTCAAGTTCATGTGAGTGACCgatattttaatatttcctCAATGATTTAATTTGTTATATACAGATTACTCATTTCCAATAAAAACACCACAAGTACAAGCTGAATTTTAGTGCTTTCAAAAAGGCCTGATGAACAGA
Protein-coding sequences here:
- the ddx61 gene encoding probable ATP-dependent RNA helicase ddx6 translates to MATARTENPATVVMGLNKQNGQMRGQPKPAPVSSGPLAVGSQPGKTPSAPQKGASVPQTGGGIKFGDDWKKCLQLPPKDLRVKTSDVTATKGNEFEDYCLKRELLMGIFEMGWEKPSPIQEESIPIALSGRDILARAKNGTGKSGAYLIPLLERVDLKKDYIQALVMVPTRELALQVSQISIQISKHLGGVKIMATTGGTNLRDDIMRLDETVHVVIATPGRILDLIKKGVAKVDRVQMMVMDEADKLLSQDFVVLIEDIIGFLSKNRQILLYSATFPISVQKFMAKHLQKPYEINLMDELTLKGITQYYAYVTERQKVHCLNTLFSRLQINQSIIFCNSTQRVELLAKKITQLGYSCFYIHAKMMQEYRNRVFHDFRNGLCRNLVCTDLFTRGIDIQAVNVVINFDFPKNAETYLHRIGRSGRFGHLGLAINLITSEDRFNLKSIEDQLVTDIKPIPSSIDKSLYVAEFHSANPDCEGEEGAGEAGHKP